The segment GGGGGACATGAAGGCGTTGCCGATGGGGTCAAAGAAAGGGGCGCCTTCCCCAGAGAAATACATCCGGTCCAGAAGGCTCTGGGCCCGACGGACAAGCCCCAAGGCCTCCCCGTCGCCGAAGGCTTGGGCGTAGGCCCACAGGGCCTCGAGGGGCCGGTGGTTGGCGTAAGTGAGGGGGCCGGGGAAGGGCCAGGAGGCCTCCGCCTGGGCGAAGGCCTGGCGAAGCCTCTTCCCCAGAAGGTAGGCGAGCTCGCGAAAGGGCTCCTCCCGGAGGGCCAGGAGGCCTAAAAGGGCGTAGGCCTGCGCCCTGGGCGCGCAAAGGCGCTCGGCCGCCCCAAGGGCCCGCTCCAGGGCAAAGCGGGCCGCTTCGCGGAGGTCGGCGTCTAGGCCGAGGCTGGCTGCGGCCAGGGCCAGGATGGCCCGACCCGTGGGGTCTTCCGCCTCCCCCTCGTCCTCAAACCGCCCCTCCGGGCTCAGGCCGTTGCGGAAGCGGCCGTCCCGCCTTTGCATGTAGAGGAGAAAGGCCAGGTAGGTCCGGACCAGGGCCGGGTCCCGGGCGCCCGGGGGGAGGAGGGCCAGGTAGAGGAGGGCGCGGGCGTTGTCGTCGGTGGTGTACCCCTCCTCTAGGAGGGGAAGGCCCCCCCGGGCATGCTCCAGGAGGCCGCGGGCGTCGGTGCGGGCCCTAAGCCACTCCAGGCCGAACACCGCCCACCTCTGAAAGCAGCCTCAGGTAGGCCCGGGCCACCCGGGGCCAGGTGGCCTCCCGGGCGTAGGCGTAGGCCCGCGCCTCCATCTCCTTAAGCCGGGACGGGCTTTCCGAAAGCTCCAGGATGGCCTGGGCCCAAGGCTCGGGGTCGGGAGGGAGGAGGACCCCTCGGCCCCCGGCCAGGGCGTGGCGGGCGTGCCAGAAGGGCGTGGCGAGCACCGCCTTGCCCAGGGCCAGGGCGTAGGAGAGGGTGCCGGAGGAAACCTGCTCCAGGTTGGGGTACGGGAGGAGGAAGAGGTCCGCTGCCCCCACCAGGCGGTAGAGGGCCTCTTCGGAGAGGTATCCCTCCCTTAAGAGGAAGGCCCGGGCCACGCCGAGCCTCTCGGCCAGGGCCAGCAGCTCCTCCAGGTACCGCCTTCCCTCCCGGCGCTCCAACTTGGGGTGAAGGCTCCCCGCCACCAGGTAGCGCACCCTGGGGTTCTGGCCCAGGACCCGGGGCAGGGCCTTCAGGACGAGCTCTATCCCTTTCCCCGGCCCCAGGAGGCCGTAGGTCAGGAGGAGGAACTCCCCTTCAAAGCCTAAGGCCCGCTTCAGGGCCTCCTTGTCGGGCCTTGGGAGGTCCGGCACCCCGTGGGGGATGTGGACCACGGGGGCCCGCACCCCTAGCCGCCCTAGAAAGGACTCCCCTTCGGGGTGAAGGGTCACCAAGGCCGAAGCCCCCGCCCCGATCTCCTTTAGGAGGCCCTGCATGAAGGAGGCGTCCTCGAGGCTCAAGCCCGGAGGCGGGGCCTGGAAGAGGGTGTGAAGGACGACCACCTTCACCCCACTTCCCTGTAGGAAATCCACAAACCACTCCCCCCACCGGCCCCCGTAAAGCCCGTACTCGTGCTGGAGGATCCAAGGCCTGGGGGCGGAGAGGGCGCGGTAAGCCTGCCGCCTCTCCTTGGGCACCACCCAGCGCACCTCCTCGGGGAAGGGCAGGTCTAGGTCGGCCTCCTCCGCCACCACGGCCACCTGGGCAGGAAGGCCGGCCTCGAGGAGGGCGCGCCGCAGATCGCGGTTGAAGGTGGCGATCCCGCAGCGGATGGGAGGGTACGTGCCCACCAGGGTCAGCATCCTCCACCTCCTTGCCCCCCCGGGGGGGCTTTTCCTATTATAGCCCATATTTGAGTCTAACATTGGAAGTTTCTTGCACAATAACGCGCAAATAGGAGAAAGGTGGGTTGACATCCTAAGGCCATCCCCCTACCCTTAGGGGGAGATGTGCGCCCGGGGCAAAACCTGAAGGGGCCTGGGAAGCGGCGCTTCCCGGGCGGGTCCCGGGGCTTTTCTTTATGGGAGGTGCGGGGTGGAACGCGCGGTAAAGGAAGACTGGCGGGCCCTCTTGGAGGCGGAGAAGGCCCTGGACACCGGGGTCTACACCAAGCATGACCTCCTCCTCGTCCGGGGCCGAGGAGCCAGGGTCTGGGACGCCGAGGGGAACGAGTACATTGACTGCGTGGGGGGATACGGGGTGGCCAACCTGGGCCACGCCAACCCCGAGGTGGTGGAGGCGGTGAAGCGGCAGGCCGAGACCCTTATGGCCATGCCCCAGACCCTCCCCACCCCTATGCGGGGGGAGTTCTACCGCGCCCTCACCGCCATCCTCCCCCCGGAGCTCAATCGGGTCTTTCCGGTGAACTCCGGCACCGAGGCCAACGAGGCCGCCCTCAAGTTCGCCCGGGCCCACACGGGCAGGAAGAAGTTCGTGGCCGCCATGCGGGGCTTCTCGGGAAGGACCATGGGAAGCCTCTCCGTCACCTGGGAACCCAAGTATCGGGAGCCTTTCCTTCCCCTGGTGGAGCCCGTGGAGTTCATTCCCTATAACGACGTGGAGGCCCTAAGGCGGGCCGTGGACGAAAAGACCGCGGCGGTGATCCTCGAGCCCGTCCAGGGGGAAGGGGGCGTGCGCCCCGCCACGCTGGAGTTCCTGAAGGCCGCCCGGGAGATCACCCGGGAGAAGGGGGCCCTGCTCATCCTGGACGAGATCCAGACCGGCATGGGCCGAACGGGGAAGCGCTTCGCCTTTGAGCACTTCGGTGTGGTCCCCGACATCCTCACCCTGGCCAAGGCCCTGGGGGGTGGGGTGCCCCTGGGAGCCGCGGTCATGCGGGAGGAGGTGGCGCGGAGCATGCCCAAGGGAGGGCACGGGACCACCTTCGGGGGGAACCCTCTGGCCATGGCCGCCGGGGTGGCCGCCATCCGCTACCTGGAGCGCACCAGGCTTTGGGAAAGGGCAGCGGAGCTTGGGCCCTGGTTCATGGAAAGGCTGAGGGAGATCCCCTCCTCCAGGATCCGCGAGGTGCGGGGGATGGGCCTCATGGTGGGCCTGGAGCTCAAGGAGAAGGCGGCCCCCTACATTGAACGCCTGGAGAAGGTGCACCGCGTCCTCACCCTCCAGGCAGGGCCCACGGTGATCCGCTTCCTGCCGCCTTTGGTGATTGAAAAGGAAGACCTGGAGCGGGTAGTGGAGGCGGTGAGGGCGGTGCTAGCATAGGGGGATGAGGCAGCGTTACCGCGGGGTGGTGGAGCAGGACGAGGAGGGCTACTTCGTGGCCCACGTGCCCGAGCGGCACGCCCACACCCAGGCCCAAAGCTTTGAAGGGCTCCTCCAGCGCCTGGAGGAAGCCATCGCCGTATCCGAGGAGAAGGCGGAAGTCGTAGGCCTGGAGGGCGAGCGGGAAATGGAAGCGGCGTGAGCCCCCGCCTCATCCCCATCCCTGGCCAGGAGCTCGCCCGGCTCCTGGAGGAGGGGTTTCAGGTGGTGCGGGTCCGGGGAAGCCACGTGCGGCTTCGGCACCCCGACGGCCGGGCCACCACGGTACCCGGAGACCTTAAGGCCGGGGACCCTCCTTGCCATCCTCAAGGACGTGGACTGGAGCAAGGAAACCTATGAGCGGAAGTGCCTTGGATCCCGTTGAGTTCCTAAAGGGGGCCCTGGAGATCCCTTCCCCTTCTGGGGAAGAGCGCCTCCTGGCCGAGTACCTGGCCGAGGGGATGGAGAGGCTGGGGATCCGGTCCTTTGTGGACGAGGCGGACAACGCCCGGGGCCAGGTGGGCAAGGGCCCCATCCAGGTGGTCCTCCTAGGGCACATTGACACCGTGCCGGGACGGATCCCCGTGCGCCTGGAAGGGGGCAAGCTCTTCGGCCGGGGAGCGGTGGACGCCAAGGGCCCCTTCGTGGCCATGATCTTTGCCGCGGCCTCGCTTCCCGAGGAAACCTTGCGCCGCCTCACCGTCCACCTGGTGGGGGCCACGGAGGAGGAGGCCCCGAGCTCCAAGGGGGCGAGGTTCGTGGCCTCCCGGCTCCAGCCCGACTACGTGGTCATCGGCGAACCCTCAGGCTGGGAAGGGATCACCTTGGGGTACAAGGGGAGGCTCCTCGTCAAGGTGAAGCGGGAAAAGGACCACTTCCACTCCGCCCACCATGAGCCCAACGCCGCCGAGGAGCTCGTGAGCTACTTCGTGGCCATCAAGGCCTGGGCCGAGGCCATGAACGTGGGCCAAAGGCCCTTTGACCAGGTGCAATACACCTTGAGGGACTTCAAAGTCCACCCGGCCGAGCTTAAGCAGGTGGCGGAGATGTTCTTGGATCTCAGGCTTCCCCCGAGGCTTCCCCCGGAGGAAGCCATCCGTCACCTCACCGCCTACGCCCCGCCCACCCTGGAGCTGGAATTCTTCGGGCGGGAGGTCCCCTACCTCGGCCCTAAGGACACCCCCCTCACCCGGGCGTTGCGCCAGGGGATCCGGAAGGCGGGGGGAAGGCCCGTTTTTAAGCTCAAGACGGGAACGAGCGATATGAACGTCCTCGCCCCTCACTGGAGGGTGCCCATGGTGGCCTACGGGCCGGGAGACTCCACCCTGGACCACACCCCCCACGAGCACATCCAGGTGGAGGAGTTCCTGAAAGGGATTGCCGTCCTAAGAGAGGCCCTGAAGGTCCTGGGGGAAGGGGGCGGAACGCGCGTGGGCTAAACTGGGGACGTGGCCCTTCCCTGGCTCTGGCCCATCGCCCTCCTGCCGCTTCTCGCGCTCCTTCCCGCCACCGCTCCCTGGAGCGAGGGCGTCCTCACCCCCCTGGTGGTCCTGGGGAGCGGGGCCTATTTGCTGGGCCGGCAGGAGGGCCGGGCCTTCGGCCTGGGCCTTCTCTTCCTGGGCCTTGGGGACGCGGTCCGGACCCTGGAGGGGGCGGGAAGCCTGCCCCGGGAACTCCTCTACCCGATGGGCTACGCCGCCCTCACCTTCGCCCTCCTCAGGCTTCCAGGAAAGCCCCCGAGGCTCACGCTGGCCCTTCTTCCCCTGGCCCTCCTGGGCGGGCTCGCCGCCCTCCGAGCCGGAGCTGGGATGGAGCGGCTCCTCCTTCTATGGGATGCCCTCCTCCTCCTCCTTCTCCTCCCCAGGCTGGAGACGCTCTTTCAGGAGGGCTTCCTCCCGGGGCGGGCGCTTTTGGGAGCGGGCCTGCTCCTCCTTATGTTTTCGGACATGGGCTCCGCCTACGTCACGGCCGATGACCGCTACCCCACGGGTCACCCCGCCCACCTCCTCCGGAGCCTGGGTTCCCTCTTCCTGGCCCTGGCGGGGGTGGAGGAGCGGCGCTTGGCCACCTTCCTCCCCCAGGCCCTGGCCCTAGGGGGGGTTTTTCTCCTGCCCGTGGCCTTCCTCCAAGGCCCTGCTCCCGGGGAGGTGCGGTTTTTGGCTGTCTACGGAGGGTTAACGAGCGCCTTGGGCCTCCTCTTCGCCTCCTATCGGCAAGGGCACCGGGCTCTGGCCAGGAGCCAGGGCTGGACCCGCTTCCTGGAGGCGCTGGCCCGGCTCTCCCCCCGCATCACCCAGACCCTGAGCCCCGAGGCGGTCCTCCTCGAGGCCCTAGAGGCCGCCCGCGCCCTCCTGCCGGAGGCCGTGGGGCTGGAGGTACGAAGCCGCCGAGGCTTGGTGGGGGAACGGAGCCCCCACGCCCTGCCCCTCCCCCTGGACGGGGATGCCGCCCACCTCTACTTGAAAGCCCCTCCCCAGGAGGAAGTCCCCCCCGGCTTCCTCACCCTCCTCGGCGAGCGCATCCGGCAGGTGCTCAAGCAGGTGGAATGGGGCGCCTTGGCCTTCACCGATCCCCTCACCGGGCTTCTCAACCGCCGGGGCCTCGAGGCGGAGCTCCCCAAGCTCCTCGCCCTGGCCCGGCGCTACCAGGCCCCCCTGAGCGTGGTCATGCTGGACATAGACCACTTCAAGCGGGTGAACGACACCTACGGGCACCCTGTGGGGGACGAGGTGCTTAGGCGCCTGGGGCGCATCCTCCAGACCAGCGTCCGCCAGGAGGACCTGGCCGTGCGCTACGGGGGGGAAGAGTTCCTTCTCCTCCTCTTCGGGGCCGACCGCCAGGCGGCCAAGGAGGTGGTGGAGCGCATCCGCGAGCGCTTCCGCGCCGAACGCGTGGACCCGATCCCTCACCCCCTCACCCTTTCCGGAGGGGTGGCGGGAGGGGAGATACCCCAGGACCCGGCCCAGGTGGAAGAGTGGGTCCTCCGGGCAGACTACGCCCTCCTGCGGTCCAAGGAGGCGGGGCGGGACCGGGTGACGCTGGCCTAATCCCATCCCAAAGCACTACTTCTTGGACATCATCTTAGCTACCATGGCCTCGAGGGCCCTCCTCTCTTCGTTCATGGCGCCAAAAGCCTTGCCCATAGCCTTCAAAAGGAGGAAGAGCATCCCCAAGGCCTTCTGCACCTCGGGGTCGGAGAGCTGCTTCCAAAGCCCCACAAGCCCCACCCGGGGCGGGTCCTGCATCACCTCAGGGGTGAAGGTCTCCGCGAGGCCCTTCTGCAGGGCTCCCGCCATCATGCCCACTGCGGCGGGCTCAATCCGGGAAAGGATATCCAAAACGTTCGCCCCGTGGGAGATAAGCCTTAAGAGCTGGGGCTCCATGAGCATCCCCAAACCCTCGCCGAAGTTTTCCGAGAGGTGGCCGAGGAAGGCTAAGGCTCCCGAGCGGTTCAGCTTCTCCAAGGTCTCCGCCAGCTTGTCCAGGGCCTCCGCCTGGTCCAGGAAGCGGGCAAGAAGGGAAACCAGCTGGAGGTTCTTGGGATCCAGGAGGAGGCCCAGGTTTTCGGCCAGAGTATCCCCCACCCCCATCTTGGCAAGCAGGGCGAGGCCGCTTTTCTCCAGGATCTCCTCTAGCCGGGCCAGGCGTTCTTCCACGCTGAGGGTGGTCTCCATGCGCACCTCCTACTCAATGAGGGTGGCAAACCAGAAGCCCTCAAAGAGCATCTTCGTCACCCGTACCCACTTGCCCACGGCCATAACCCCGCAGGAAGGCATACCCGTGCCCGCTAAAACCTGGTCAAAGGCGCACTGGGGCAGGAGGGCGTTGTCACCGAAGTCCATGATGCACATGGCCACGGGGTTGAAGGGTTCGCCGATGTAGGCCCCCTTGAGGTCGGAGGCGATCACCCCCGCCACGTACTCCCCCTGGAAGTGGGCCACCACCCCGGCGGGGGGAAGCATGAGGGCGGGGTTCACCGTGTCCCCGATGAGGAAGACGTTTGGGAAACTTGGGGAACGGAAGGTCGCGCGGTCCACCTCGGGGAAGCCGTTCGGCCCTGCCAAGGGGCTTTCCCGCACCACCCGGTTCGGGGCGAAGGGAGGGGTGAGGATGAGGAGGTCGTAGGCAAGCTCCCGGCCGTCCTTGGCCTTGACCTTTCCCGGTTCAAAGGCCATGGGCTCAAACTCCCCGTGGAAGGCGATATTCTTAGCCTTAAGGATCTCCATCACCTTGCCGGAAATCACCGGTCCCATACCCGCAAGGGGCGCCGGGTTCAGGTGGAAGACCTCCACGGTGCTCTTTTTCCGGATGCCCTTCACCTTGAGAGCGAACTCCACCTGCCCCGCCACCTCGTAGGGCGCAGGAGGGCAGGGGTAGTAGGGGGAGGAAACCCCCACTACCACCCGGCCGCCCTTGAAGGACCTCAAGGCCTCCCGGAGCTTCAAGGCCCCCTCCAGGCTCCAGGGAGCGTAACTGTCCTGGGCCGGGGAGGGCAGGGCCTCGGCCCCCAAGGAGACGATCAGGTAATCGTAGGTGTGCTCCCCGGCTGTGGTCTTCACCCGGTTCCTCTCCGGGTCTAGGGCCTCCACCGTGGCCTGGAGGTACTGGATCCCCCGCTTCTCCAGGTTGGCCAGAGGACGGCGGATTTGATCGGGCTCCCGCATACCGAAGGCCACCCAGGGGTAGGCAGGCATGAACTCGTGGTGGGTGTTCTTGTCCACCAGGGTGACCTGCACCTCGTTGCCCAAAAGCCGCTTCACCTTGTTGGCCGCCACCAGGCCGCCGGAGCCGCCGCCTAAGACCAGAACCTTGATCATCCTTCACCTCCCGGGTACGAATACCGTCTACCCTTACCTCCAGGGTGAACCCGGGAGGCTTGTGGGGGTAGGTGCAAATGCCCCTACCCACGCAGGCGGTGGGCGAAGAGGAGGCCGAGGCCCAAAAAGCCCAAGACCTCCCCCACCCCCACCCCCCAGCCTAGGGCGGGCAGGAGGTACCAGGCCAAGTGGAGGAGGCGGAAGAGGGCGATCCAGGCGGCGATGGGCAGGAGGTAGCGGGCCTCCCGCTTCGGAAGGTTGGTGAGGAGGTAGAGGAAGGGAAGGAGGAACCCCCCCACGGCCCATAGGGCGGCCATCCCGCCCCACACCCCTTGCCCCCGCTCCAGATAAAACTCCACCTCGTGGGGCAGGTCCCCGCCCCAGATGATGATCAGGGTGGTGGCCTCGAGGTAGATCCAGACGATGGAAAGGGCCAGGAGGAGGTTGGTGTGGTTCTGGGCCTGGCCGAGGAGGGCCTCCGTCCCCCTGCTGGCCGCCAGGGCCACGGCCACGGAGAGGGCCAGGATGACGGCGGAGAGGAGCAGGATGGCCCCATAGGAGGCGGAGTAGAAGTGGGCCTCGAGGGCCTTGAAGAGGTCAAAAGAGAGAAAGGTGCCCGCCACGAAGGCCAGGGCGAGCCCCCAGGCCCCCACCTCCGCCCGGTGCGTCCCCGGGCGGAGCCGGGCAAGGAGGAGGGCGAAGAGGGCAAAGTAGAGCCCATAGCGCAGGAGCATAAAGGGGGCGTTCAGGTAGGGGCTCCGGTGGACCAGGATGGGGTCCAGGCTGGCCTCGGGCCTCGCCCACGGGAAGAGCTCGGGCAGGAAGAGGAAGAAGGGAAGGCCCAAGAGGCCCATGAGGGGGAGGAGGCGGGCCAGCGGGTAGAGGTAGGGCTCCAGAGGCACCCCCCAGCGGCTGAAGAGGGCGTTATGGAGGAGGAGGACGAGGAGGGCCCCCAGGGAGAGGAGGAGGAAGAAGGCAAAGGGAAAGTAGGCGGCCGGAGCCCCGAAGAGGAAGGCCAAGGCGTAGAGGCCTAGGCCCAGGAGAAGCGGCCAAGAAGGGCTTTGCTCAATGGACCTCTGCATTCACCACCTCCTTTGGACAGGCCTCCAGGAGGAGGCACCGCTTGATGTAGCGGGCGATGAGCCAGCGCTCCCTTTCGGGGATGCGGCTCCGGTAGGAAAACATCCGGCCGAAGCCGTTGGTGGCGGCGAAGTAGAAGTAGCCCTCGGGCATCGCCTTCACGGCCGGGTCGTGGTAGGAGCGGGGCCTGGGAACCCCGAGGGGGATGACCCGGCCGTCCCCTTCCCCTCTCACCCCGTGGCACACGGCACAGAAGCTCTGGTACAGGGCCTTGCCCCGCAGGAGCTCGGCTTCGGTAAAGGCAAAGGGGCTCTCGGCGAAGCCCCCCTCGGGCTTAAGGCCCGCCCGAACCCCGGGGCTCAGGTTCTCCCCCAAGCGCACCCTCTCCGCGGGCACCTCCACCTGGAGGGGGCTTTCCCGGAAGGCCTTCACCTTGGGCTGGTCCCACATCCAGCCGCAGGCCGAGAGCAAGAGGGGCAGGAAAAGCGCCAAGCTACGCACGGCGCACCTCCTCCACCTCCGCCCCCAGGCTTTTCAGCAGGTCCCGGGTGGCCTCAGGGTCAAACCGGGGGTCGGAGGCGTAGACGAACACCCCATAGCCGTCCACCAGGACCCGGGCATAGCCCCGCGCCCAGACCGCAGGGTGAACGGCCAGCGGGAGGCCGTTCAGGTAAAGGAGGACGAGGAAGATCCCCACCGTGATGGTGAGGATGGTGAGCTCAAAGGCCACCGGGATGTAGGCCGGCCAGCCCAGGAGGGGCTTCCCGCTGGCGTTTAGGGGGTAGTCCAGCTGGGTGTAAACCTGGAGGAAAAGCCCGAGCCCCGCTCCCAAGACCCCGAGGAGGAAGGCGATCCAGGGGATGCGCTCGTCCTTGCCCAGGACCGCCTCCAGGCCCTCCACGGGGTTGGGGGTCAGGGCCTCGAGGCGGCGGTAGCCCGCCTCCTTGAGGGCCTTTAGGGCCCCAAGGAGGCTCTCCGGGGAGTCAAAATAGGCCAGGAGTCCGTAGAGCATGCCGACCTCCTAGTGTCCCTTGAGCTTGTGGAAAAGGTGGACCATCTCCGCCACGGCGATGGGGGGGAAGAGGCGGATGAAAAGGGCGAGGCCGAAGAGGAAGAAGCCGATGGTGCCGAGATAGAGGGTCCAGTCCACCCAGGTGGGGAAGTAGAGGTGGGCGTTCCCGGGAAGGAAGTCGCGGGAAAGGCTGATGACCACGATGACAAACCGCTCCAGCCACATCCCCACGTTGGCCAGGAGGGAGAAGACGAAGAGCCAGGTGAGGTTCCTGCGGAAGCGGGGGAACCAAAGGGTCTGGAGGAGGACCACGTTGATGAGCATCATGGCCCAGTAGTAAGGGGCGTAGGGCCCGGTCATGCGCCAAAGCTGCTGGGCCCACTCGGCGGGCTCGGCCGAGTACCAGGCCACGAAGATCTCCAGGAGGTAGATGTAGGCCACCCCGAGGCCGCTGGCCAAGGTGACCTTGGCCATCCAGTCCAGGTGCCTTTCCGTGATGACCCCCTCGAGGCGGTACCACTTCCTTAAGGGGATGATGAGGGTGAGGGCCATGGCGAAGCCGGAGTAGATGGCCCCGGCGGCGAAGAAGGGGGGGAAGACGGTGATGTGCCAGCCCGGCACCACCCCGTAGGCGAAGTCCATGCTCACCACGGAGTGGACGGAGATGACCACCGGGGTGGCGAGGCCCGCCAGAAGCACGTAGACCGCCCGGTAGCGCTGCCAGTGGACCGCGTTCCCCGTCCAGCCCAGGGAGAGCCATCCGTAGAGCTTTCTCCGCCACCCCTGGCTCCTCTCCCTGAGGAGGGCCAGGTCGGGGATGAGGCCCAGGTAGAGGAAGAGGGTGGAGATGGTGAGGTAGGTCATGATGGCCAGCACGTCCCAGGAGAGGGGACTCTTGTACTGGGGCCAGATGGCGAGGGTGTTGGGGTAGGGCAGGACCCAGTAGAAGTTCTGGGGGCGGCCCATGTGGATCAGGGGATAGGTGGCGGCGCAGAGGACGGCAAAAAGGGTCATGGCCTCCGTGACCCGGTTCAGGGAGTCCCGCCAGTTCTGCCGCATGAGGACCAGGATGGCGCTGATCAGGGTCCCGGCGTGGCCGATGCCGATCCACCAGACGAAGTGGACGATGTCCAACCCCCAGGCCACGGGCTGGTTGATGCCCCAGGTGCCGAGGCCGCGCACGAAGGTGACCAGGATGGCGTAGAGCCAGGCCAAGGTGAGGGCAAAGCCTACGGCCAGGACCACCCGCCAGGGCCTAGGCGGGGGCTTCTCCACCGGTTCCAGGAGCTTCTCCACCAGGGTCCTCTCCGTCCACTCCCCCTGGATGAGGTCATGGTCGGGATGGGGCTCCTTATGCGCCATGGTCCGCCTCCTTCAGCCTGGGGTTCGGGTTTTTCAGGTGGGCCAGGTACGTGGTGCGAGGCCAGGTGTTGACCTCCTCCAACAGGACATAGTGCCGCCCGTCCTGGCGGTGGGCCTGGATGGGGTCGTTGGGGTCCAGGAGGTCGCCGAAGTGGATGGCCTTCCCCGGACAGGCCTCCTGGCAGGCGGTCCGGATCTCCCCAGTGCGGATCCCCCGGCCTTCCTTGGCGGCCTCCGCCCGGGCCAGCTCAATGCGCTGGACGCAGTAGGTGCACTTCTCCATCACCCCGCGGCTCCGGACCGTCACCTCGGGGTTCATGAGGAGGGCGAGGGGGCTCTCCTTGGCCCGCCTCGGGTCCCCCTTGCCCAGGAAGGCCTCGGCGTAGGGGAAGAAGTTGAAGCGCCGTGCCTTGTAGGGGCAGTTGGCGGAGCAGTACTTGGTGCCCACGCAGCGGTTGTAGACCATGAGGTTGAGGCCCTCGCTGGAGTGAACGGTGGCGGCCACGGGGCAGACCGCCTCGCAGGGGGCCTTCTCGCAGTGCTGGCACATGACGGGCTGGTGGAAGACCCCCTCCTCGGCGAAGTAGCGGTCCACGCGGATCCAGTGCATCTCCCGGCCCTTTTGCACCTCCTCCTTGCCCACCGCGGGGATGTTGTTCTCCACCTGGCAGGCAAGGACGCAAAGCCCGCACCCTAGGCATCGGGTGAGGTCCACGGTCATGGCCCAAGCGTGCTCCCCCTGGGGCCAAGGGGGGTAGAAGGAAACCCCCTTTTCCTCCTTGGGCGCCGCCTTCAAGGCCTCCTCTTCGCTAAGGACCTTGACCGCCTCCACCTCCCCCAGATCGCCGTGGTACTGGGTGGAGACCAGGGGGTAGTCCCGGCCCGTGGGGCTTACCTCTGCGGCAAAGACCACACCCTCCGGGTGGAAGAAGTGGGAAAGGGGCGCGGTGAGGCTCCCCTGGGGGAGGAGGGGCAAGGGCCAGAGGGGAAGGAGGGCCTCCCTTCCCCCCGCCCGCACCCGGAGAAGGGGCCTCCGGGGGTCGCCCCGCCTCTCCCGGGCGCGGATCCCCTCCAAAAACCCGAGCCTTTCGGCCTCCTCCTCGCCGACGAGGAGGGCCCCATCCCAGACCAGGCGGGAAAGGGGCCGAGGAAGCTCCTGAAGGTAGGGGTTTTCCCGGTAGCGCCCGTCGTAGA is part of the Thermus islandicus DSM 21543 genome and harbors:
- a CDS encoding DUF1641 domain-containing protein, which gives rise to METTLSVEERLARLEEILEKSGLALLAKMGVGDTLAENLGLLLDPKNLQLVSLLARFLDQAEALDKLAETLEKLNRSGALAFLGHLSENFGEGLGMLMEPQLLRLISHGANVLDILSRIEPAAVGMMAGALQKGLAETFTPEVMQDPPRVGLVGLWKQLSDPEVQKALGMLFLLLKAMGKAFGAMNEERRALEAMVAKMMSKK
- a CDS encoding NAD(P)/FAD-dependent oxidoreductase is translated as MIKVLVLGGGSGGLVAANKVKRLLGNEVQVTLVDKNTHHEFMPAYPWVAFGMREPDQIRRPLANLEKRGIQYLQATVEALDPERNRVKTTAGEHTYDYLIVSLGAEALPSPAQDSYAPWSLEGALKLREALRSFKGGRVVVGVSSPYYPCPPAPYEVAGQVEFALKVKGIRKKSTVEVFHLNPAPLAGMGPVISGKVMEILKAKNIAFHGEFEPMAFEPGKVKAKDGRELAYDLLILTPPFAPNRVVRESPLAGPNGFPEVDRATFRSPSFPNVFLIGDTVNPALMLPPAGVVAHFQGEYVAGVIASDLKGAYIGEPFNPVAMCIMDFGDNALLPQCAFDQVLAGTGMPSCGVMAVGKWVRVTKMLFEGFWFATLIE
- a CDS encoding type II toxin-antitoxin system HicA family toxin, with the translated sequence MSPRLIPIPGQELARLLEEGFQVVRVRGSHVRLRHPDGRATTVPGDLKAGDPPCHPQGRGLEQGNL
- a CDS encoding c-type cytochrome, whose product is MRSLALFLPLLLSACGWMWDQPKVKAFRESPLQVEVPAERVRLGENLSPGVRAGLKPEGGFAESPFAFTEAELLRGKALYQSFCAVCHGVRGEGDGRVIPLGVPRPRSYHDPAVKAMPEGYFYFAATNGFGRMFSYRSRIPERERWLIARYIKRCLLLEACPKEVVNAEVH
- a CDS encoding type II toxin-antitoxin system HicB family antitoxin; the encoded protein is MRQRYRGVVEQDEEGYFVAHVPERHAHTQAQSFEGLLQRLEEAIAVSEEKAEVVGLEGEREMEAA
- a CDS encoding GGDEF domain-containing protein, whose protein sequence is MALPWLWPIALLPLLALLPATAPWSEGVLTPLVVLGSGAYLLGRQEGRAFGLGLLFLGLGDAVRTLEGAGSLPRELLYPMGYAALTFALLRLPGKPPRLTLALLPLALLGGLAALRAGAGMERLLLLWDALLLLLLLPRLETLFQEGFLPGRALLGAGLLLLMFSDMGSAYVTADDRYPTGHPAHLLRSLGSLFLALAGVEERRLATFLPQALALGGVFLLPVAFLQGPAPGEVRFLAVYGGLTSALGLLFASYRQGHRALARSQGWTRFLEALARLSPRITQTLSPEAVLLEALEAARALLPEAVGLEVRSRRGLVGERSPHALPLPLDGDAAHLYLKAPPQEEVPPGFLTLLGERIRQVLKQVEWGALAFTDPLTGLLNRRGLEAELPKLLALARRYQAPLSVVMLDIDHFKRVNDTYGHPVGDEVLRRLGRILQTSVRQEDLAVRYGGEEFLLLLFGADRQAAKEVVERIRERFRAERVDPIPHPLTLSGGVAGGEIPQDPAQVEEWVLRADYALLRSKEAGRDRVTLA
- the lysJ gene encoding [LysW]-aminoadipate semialdehyde transaminase LysJ encodes the protein MERAVKEDWRALLEAEKALDTGVYTKHDLLLVRGRGARVWDAEGNEYIDCVGGYGVANLGHANPEVVEAVKRQAETLMAMPQTLPTPMRGEFYRALTAILPPELNRVFPVNSGTEANEAALKFARAHTGRKKFVAAMRGFSGRTMGSLSVTWEPKYREPFLPLVEPVEFIPYNDVEALRRAVDEKTAAVILEPVQGEGGVRPATLEFLKAAREITREKGALLILDEIQTGMGRTGKRFAFEHFGVVPDILTLAKALGGGVPLGAAVMREEVARSMPKGGHGTTFGGNPLAMAAGVAAIRYLERTRLWERAAELGPWFMERLREIPSSRIREVRGMGLMVGLELKEKAAPYIERLEKVHRVLTLQAGPTVIRFLPPLVIEKEDLERVVEAVRAVLA
- a CDS encoding [LysW]-lysine hydrolase; amino-acid sequence: MSGSALDPVEFLKGALEIPSPSGEERLLAEYLAEGMERLGIRSFVDEADNARGQVGKGPIQVVLLGHIDTVPGRIPVRLEGGKLFGRGAVDAKGPFVAMIFAAASLPEETLRRLTVHLVGATEEEAPSSKGARFVASRLQPDYVVIGEPSGWEGITLGYKGRLLVKVKREKDHFHSAHHEPNAAEELVSYFVAIKAWAEAMNVGQRPFDQVQYTLRDFKVHPAELKQVAEMFLDLRLPPRLPPEEAIRHLTAYAPPTLELEFFGREVPYLGPKDTPLTRALRQGIRKAGGRPVFKLKTGTSDMNVLAPHWRVPMVAYGPGDSTLDHTPHEHIQVEEFLKGIAVLREALKVLGEGGGTRVG
- a CDS encoding glycosyltransferase family 4 protein → MLTLVGTYPPIRCGIATFNRDLRRALLEAGLPAQVAVVAEEADLDLPFPEEVRWVVPKERRQAYRALSAPRPWILQHEYGLYGGRWGEWFVDFLQGSGVKVVVLHTLFQAPPPGLSLEDASFMQGLLKEIGAGASALVTLHPEGESFLGRLGVRAPVVHIPHGVPDLPRPDKEALKRALGFEGEFLLLTYGLLGPGKGIELVLKALPRVLGQNPRVRYLVAGSLHPKLERREGRRYLEELLALAERLGVARAFLLREGYLSEEALYRLVGAADLFLLPYPNLEQVSSGTLSYALALGKAVLATPFWHARHALAGGRGVLLPPDPEPWAQAILELSESPSRLKEMEARAYAYAREATWPRVARAYLRLLSEVGGVRPGVA